From the genome of Euwallacea similis isolate ESF13 chromosome 24, ESF131.1, whole genome shotgun sequence, one region includes:
- the crn gene encoding protein crooked neck, with protein MEGKAQKMPKVAKVKNKAPAEIQITAEQLLREAKERDLEILPPPPKQKISDPAELADYQLRRRKQFEDNIRKNRTVISNWIKYAQWEESQKEIQRARSIWERALDVDHRNITIWLKYTEMEMRSRQVNHARNLWDRAVTILPRVNQFWYKYTYMEEMLENIPGARAVFERWMEWQPDEQAWQTYINFELRYKEIDQARSIYERFVITHPQVKHWIKYARFEENHGFIHSARQIFERAVQFFGDDHMDQKLYISFAKFEENQKEHDRARVIYKYALSHIPKDETKDLYKAYTIHEKKFGDRTGIEEVIVSKRKFQYEQEIAENPTNYDAWFDYIRLVEGQDDIDAVRETYERAIANVPPSKNKDFWRRYIYLWINYAFFEELEAQDYERTRQIYKACLELLPHKVFTFSKIWLLFAKFEIRQKNLTAARKILGMGIGMCPRDKLFRGYIDIEIQLREFDRCRKLYEKFLEFGPENCVTWMKFAELETLLGDIDRARAIYELAIHQPRLDMPELLWKSYIDLEISQDETENARQLYERLLERTSHVKVWLSYAKFELNQESEDGINVRLARRIFERGNESLKNSPDKENRVLLFENWREFENTHGDESSQAKISAKMPKRIKKRQKVIDEEGREQGWEEVFDYIFPEDESNGPNLKLLAAAKSWKKNVETTEENQ; from the coding sequence ATGGAAGGAAAAGCtcaaaaaatgccaaaagtggcaaaagtgaaaaataaagcACCCGCCGAAATTCAAATAACTGCTGAGCAACTTTTACGGGAGGCCAAAGAAAGGGACTTGGAAATTTTGCCCCCGCCACCTAAGCAAAAAATTTCGGACCCAGCCGAATTAGCAGACTACCAGTTAAGAAGACGTAAACAGTTTGAGGACAATATTCGAAAGAACAGAACAGTTATTTCCAATTGGATAAAGTATGCTCAATGGGAGGAATCTCAGAAGGAAATCCAAAGGGCTAGATCAATATGGGAGCGAGCTCTGGATGTGGACCACAGAAATATCACCATTTGGCTAAAATACACAGAAATGGAGATGAGAAGTCGGCAAGTCAATCACGCAAGGAATCTTTGGGATCGGGCTGTTACAATCCTTCCCAGAGTCAATCAGTTTTGGTATAAGTACACTTATATGGAAGAAATGTTGGAGAATATTCCTGGGGCACGTGCGGTTTTTGAACGCTGGATGGAATGGCAGCCAGATGAGCAAGCGTGGCAAACatacattaattttgagtTGAGATATAAGGAAATTGACCAGGCACGAAGCATATATGAAAGATTTGTTATAACACACCCTCAGGTCAAGCATTGGATTAAGTATGCTCGTTTTGAAGAAAACCATGGTTTTATTCATTCTGCAAGGCAGATATTTGAGAGAGCAGTACAGTTCTTTGGAGATGATCATATGGATCAGAAACTTTATATATCATTTGCCAAATTTGAAGAGAATCAAAAAGAACATGATAGGGCTAGGGTCATTTATAAGTATGCTTTGAGCCACATTCCTAAAGATGAAACCAAAGATTTATACAAAGCTTACACAATTCATGAAAAGAAGTTTGGCGATCGAACTGGAATAGAGGAAGTTATTGtttcaaaaaggaaatttcaatatgaacaagaaattgcagaaaatcCTACAAATTATGATGCCTGGTTTGATTATATTCGTCTGGTGGAAGGTCAAGATGATATCGATGCAGTACGGGAAACTTATGAAAGAGCTATTGCCAATGTTCCcccttcaaaaaataaagatttttggAGAAGATACATTTATCTGTGGATTAATTATGCATTCTTTGAAGAGCTTGAAGCTCAAGATTATGAGAGAACCAGACAGATATATAAAGCATGTCTGGAATTACTTCCACATAAAGtgtttacattttcaaaaatatggttgctttttgccaaatttgaaaTCAGGCAAAAAAACTTGACAGCAGCCCGAAAAATCCTGGGAATGGGTATTGGAATGTGTCCCAGAGATAAGTTGTTTAGAGGCTATATTGATATTGAAATTCAGCTACGTGAGTTTGACAGATGCCGCAAActttatgagaaatttttggaattcgGACCTGAAAATTGTGTCACGTGGATGAAGTTTGCAGAATTAGAAACTCTTTTAGGTGATATAGATAGAGCCCGCGCAATATATGAGTTAGCTATCCACCAACCAAGACTGGACATGCCTGAGCTTTTGTGGAAGTCATATATTGACTTAGAAATATCTCAAGATGAGACTGAAAATGCAAGACAGCTTTATGAGAGGTTATTAGAAAGAACCAGCCATGTAAAAGTGTGGCTCTCATATGCAAAATTTGAACTTAATCAAGAATCTGAAGATGGAATTAATGTTCGATTAGCTAGGAGAATTTTTGAGCGAGGCAATGAGAGCCTCAAAAATTCGCCTGATAAGGAGAACAGAGTTCTCCTATTTGAAAACTGGAGGGAATTTGAGAATACACATGGAGATGAATCATCTCAAGCCAAAATCAGTGCTAAGATGCCAAAACGGATTAAGAAACGGCAAAAGGTAATAGATGAAGAGGGAAGAGAACAAGGTTGGGAAGAAGTATTTGACTACATATTCCCAGAAGACGAGTCCAATGGCCCAAACTTAAAACTACTCGCAGCAGCAAAgagttggaaaaaaaatgtggaaacgACAGAAGAAAACCAGTAA